The Deltaproteobacteria bacterium HGW-Deltaproteobacteria-6 genome has a segment encoding these proteins:
- a CDS encoding acyl-CoA dehydrogenase, with translation MQFNPCVKHKLIRNSARHFAETELAPIAAEIDQQRRFPRDIIARMRDLNYFGLQVPEAYGGAALDSISTAIVVEEISRVCAAVGLCVTVHNGVAVYPFLQFANASQKEMYLPQLASGNMIGAFSLTEANAGSDAGSVETTAVKNGSHYILNGTKIFVTNGGVCDVALIFALTSSPDNKLQSSVFIVESGFPGFLRGELEDLCGMRANPVSSLFFEDCPVPAANLLGQQGDGMKIGLATLDNGRIGVAAQALGIAQGAMEAAVKYAKERQQFKKPIASQQTIQNYIADMATEIMAARLLLYRACDLKDAGASFGCEASMAKLYCSTVASKVTSLAVQIHGGYGYSKEYDVERYFRDAKVTEIYEGTSEIQRMVIARAILSQSMM, from the coding sequence TTGCAATTTAACCCGTGTGTGAAGCATAAACTGATCCGCAATTCCGCGCGGCATTTTGCCGAAACGGAACTGGCGCCGATCGCTGCGGAAATTGACCAGCAGAGAAGGTTTCCGCGAGACATTATCGCCAGGATGAGGGATCTCAACTATTTCGGACTGCAAGTCCCCGAAGCATACGGCGGTGCGGCTCTGGATTCTATCAGCACGGCCATTGTGGTGGAAGAAATTTCCCGCGTCTGTGCGGCGGTCGGTCTGTGCGTGACGGTTCATAACGGTGTGGCCGTTTATCCTTTTCTGCAATTTGCCAACGCCTCGCAAAAAGAAATGTATCTTCCGCAACTGGCTTCGGGCAACATGATCGGCGCGTTCAGCCTGACGGAAGCCAACGCGGGCTCGGATGCGGGCAGCGTGGAAACCACGGCCGTTAAAAACGGGTCACATTACATTTTGAACGGAACAAAAATATTTGTCACCAACGGCGGGGTTTGTGACGTCGCTTTAATTTTTGCGTTAACGTCATCACCCGACAACAAACTGCAAAGCAGCGTTTTTATTGTCGAGAGCGGATTTCCGGGGTTTTTACGGGGGGAACTCGAAGATCTCTGCGGCATGCGCGCCAATCCCGTTTCATCGCTGTTTTTTGAAGACTGTCCGGTGCCTGCGGCAAATCTTCTGGGACAGCAGGGCGACGGCATGAAGATCGGCCTGGCAACGCTCGACAACGGGCGGATCGGCGTGGCCGCTCAGGCTCTGGGCATTGCGCAGGGCGCCATGGAAGCGGCGGTGAAATACGCAAAGGAAAGACAGCAATTCAAAAAACCCATTGCCTCGCAGCAGACGATTCAAAATTATATCGCCGATATGGCCACGGAAATCATGGCTGCGCGTCTTCTGCTGTATCGTGCCTGTGATCTCAAAGACGCAGGGGCTTCTTTCGGCTGCGAAGCGTCGATGGCCAAACTGTATTGCAGTACGGTCGCGTCGAAGGTGACGTCTCTGGCCGTTCAGATTCACGGCGGTTACGGCTACAGTAAGGAATATGATGTGGAACGTTATTTCCGGGATGCCAAGGTCACGGAAATTTATGAAGGGACAAGCGAAATCCAGCGCATGGTTATCGCCCGTGCCATCCTGTCCCAATCGATGATGTGA
- a CDS encoding electron transfer flavoprotein subunit alpha/FixB family protein codes for MTKKQKSIWVFGDYRNYYQNRVTLQLISKAVDLARIIHAEVCAVVVGHDLEEWIMEYTAHGADRILAIDHPTLTSYSTEHYLALMEKLAVKRDPDIILIGATDFGREFAPRLAKRLKTGLSADCVGLDITPDGLLLQIAPSFGGNMLAEIVTEQHRPQMATVRPGTFKEIPHNYERTAVVERLRLPSNLPVPRVRLVEYERAAQKGHTIENATVIVCGGRGMGGKNNFKKLDELARLLGGDVGATRPVVYAGWAGHDALVGQAGKHIKPKILFSFGISGAIQHTAGLGEADFIIAVNKNPQATMMKMADVAIVADAGDLLNTLIKELKKRIRE; via the coding sequence ATGACTAAAAAACAAAAAAGCATCTGGGTATTCGGCGATTACCGCAATTACTACCAGAACCGCGTGACGCTGCAACTGATTTCCAAGGCGGTTGATCTGGCGCGCATCATCCATGCGGAAGTATGCGCAGTGGTTGTCGGCCATGATCTGGAGGAATGGATTATGGAATACACCGCGCACGGTGCGGATCGTATTCTGGCCATCGACCATCCTACGCTTACAAGCTACAGCACGGAGCATTATCTGGCGCTGATGGAAAAACTGGCGGTAAAAAGAGACCCGGATATCATCCTGATCGGCGCAACCGACTTTGGCCGGGAATTTGCTCCCCGACTGGCCAAGCGTTTGAAGACCGGTTTGTCCGCCGACTGTGTCGGTCTGGACATCACACCGGACGGGCTGCTTTTGCAAATCGCGCCGTCGTTCGGGGGCAACATGCTGGCGGAAATCGTTACGGAACAGCATCGTCCGCAGATGGCCACCGTTCGTCCCGGGACGTTCAAGGAAATACCCCACAATTACGAAAGAACGGCCGTCGTGGAACGTTTGCGGCTACCGTCCAATCTGCCCGTTCCGAGGGTTCGTCTGGTCGAGTATGAGCGGGCGGCGCAAAAAGGCCACACGATTGAAAATGCCACGGTGATTGTCTGCGGCGGCCGCGGCATGGGCGGCAAAAACAATTTTAAAAAACTCGATGAACTGGCCAGGCTGCTGGGCGGAGACGTCGGCGCGACAAGGCCGGTGGTTTACGCAGGCTGGGCGGGACACGATGCCCTGGTCGGACAGGCGGGGAAACATATCAAACCTAAAATTCTATTTTCCTTCGGCATCAGCGGCGCGATTCAACACACCGCGGGTCTGGGCGAAGCCGATTTTATCATCGCGGTCAACAAGAACCCGCAGGCAACGATGATGAAAATGGCCGATGTCGCTATTGTGGCTGATGCCGGGGACCTGCTCAATACGCTGATTAAGGAACTCAAAAAGCGCATCCGCGAGTGA
- a CDS encoding formate dehydrogenase accessory protein FdhE, which translates to MAATLRKSLKTIEDYKVTNPIYTDLLDILAEILILREEYRKNMTSPIFSVEEKLIPGKMEGGLPLIDLVGQKYDLTRPKEYFYSLIAIAEKRLPAEAHKFLDVIRDEQFDWETIIRASFNPAEEEALGKELKSSDTHDEQLDLIDLFIEESLRPELEVIAEQYAAAVEKSEWTEGYCPICGKEPKIGEIRESEDGRRYLFCHQCGCKWHFHRIKCPFCGNEEQHSLAYFAVEGEESHRVDVCNKCRRYIKIVELPKSSEDINLDVEDIATLHLDMLAYEEGYN; encoded by the coding sequence ATGGCAGCAACACTGCGCAAATCTTTAAAAACAATAGAGGATTACAAGGTAACCAACCCTATCTACACAGACCTGCTGGATATCCTCGCGGAAATTCTGATTCTTCGGGAAGAATACCGGAAGAATATGACGAGTCCCATTTTTTCAGTGGAAGAAAAGTTAATCCCGGGAAAAATGGAAGGGGGGCTTCCCTTAATTGATCTGGTGGGACAAAAATACGATCTGACCCGCCCGAAAGAATATTTTTACTCATTGATTGCCATTGCCGAAAAAAGGCTGCCGGCTGAAGCGCACAAGTTTCTGGATGTGATCCGCGACGAACAGTTCGACTGGGAAACGATCATCAGAGCGTCGTTTAATCCGGCCGAAGAGGAAGCACTGGGTAAGGAACTGAAATCATCGGACACTCATGATGAGCAGCTTGATCTCATCGATTTGTTTATCGAAGAGAGCCTTCGCCCGGAACTGGAAGTGATCGCCGAACAATATGCCGCGGCCGTTGAAAAATCCGAATGGACGGAAGGCTACTGCCCGATCTGCGGGAAGGAACCGAAAATCGGTGAAATCCGGGAAAGCGAAGACGGCAGGCGCTATCTTTTCTGCCACCAGTGCGGATGCAAATGGCACTTCCACCGGATCAAATGCCCGTTTTGCGGGAATGAAGAGCAGCATTCGCTGGCCTATTTTGCCGTGGAAGGCGAAGAAAGCCATCGGGTTGATGTCTGCAACAAGTGCCGCCGGTATATTAAAATTGTTGAATTGCCGAAATCATCCGAGGATATAAACCTGGATGTGGAAGATATTGCGACGCTGCATCTGGATATGCTGGCGTATGAAGAAGGCTATAACTGA
- a CDS encoding mechanosensitive ion channel protein MscS — protein MLQDWLMAVCILMAVFAMLKILQRIAIARLSKLAATTDNQIDDLAVAMLRETRFFILLMASAYVASHAVTLKPSIAVLWQKAVMLMLIIQGGLWAAAGVKFWLGLMLQKRMDQDASGATTISLLGFVARLILWVMVLLLILDNLGVNITGLVAGLGIGGIAVALAVQNILGDLLASLSIVLDKPFVIGDFVVVDALAGTIEHIGLKTTRIRSLSGEQLIFANNDLLKSRIRNYKRMTERRIVFSFGVVYQTPLPKLKAIKEIVSDIIIKEENPRLDRVHFKEYGDSSINYEVVYFVTVPDYNLYMDVQESINLEIFRRFAQESIEFAYPTRTVFIRNSSEKVE, from the coding sequence ATGTTGCAGGACTGGCTCATGGCCGTCTGCATTTTGATGGCGGTGTTCGCCATGCTGAAGATCCTTCAGCGCATAGCCATCGCCAGACTGTCCAAACTGGCGGCAACAACGGATAACCAGATTGACGATCTTGCAGTCGCCATGCTCAGGGAAACCAGGTTTTTCATCCTGCTTATGGCCTCCGCCTATGTTGCCTCTCACGCCGTCACCCTTAAACCGTCTATTGCGGTCTTGTGGCAAAAAGCGGTGATGCTGATGCTGATTATCCAGGGGGGCCTCTGGGCTGCCGCCGGTGTGAAATTCTGGCTTGGTCTGATGCTTCAAAAACGGATGGATCAGGACGCGTCTGGCGCCACAACCATTTCTTTGCTCGGTTTTGTGGCGCGTCTGATTTTGTGGGTGATGGTTCTGCTTTTAATTCTGGATAATCTCGGCGTCAACATCACCGGTCTGGTCGCCGGTTTGGGGATCGGCGGCATCGCTGTGGCTCTGGCGGTGCAGAATATTCTGGGTGATCTGCTGGCCTCGTTGTCGATTGTGTTAGACAAGCCCTTTGTCATCGGCGATTTTGTCGTGGTCGATGCTCTGGCCGGCACCATTGAACATATTGGCTTAAAAACCACGCGCATCCGCAGTCTGAGCGGCGAACAACTCATCTTTGCCAATAACGATCTGTTGAAAAGCCGTATTCGCAATTACAAACGCATGACGGAACGTCGTATTGTTTTCAGCTTCGGTGTCGTGTATCAAACCCCGCTTCCAAAACTGAAGGCCATCAAAGAGATCGTCAGTGATATTATCATCAAAGAGGAAAACCCCCGCCTTGATCGTGTTCACTTCAAGGAATACGGTGATTCATCCATCAACTATGAAGTCGTTTATTTCGTGACGGTACCGGATTATAATCTGTATATGGATGTCCAGGAATCAATCAATCTGGAAATCTTCCGCCGCTTCGCACAAGAGAGTATAGAGTTTGCTTATCCGACGAGGACCGTTTTTATCCGGAATTCATCAGAGAAAGTTGAATAG
- a CDS encoding sodium:proton antiporter: MLCPIFVLWLIFPVTCFALAPALNIGAALPLWSILPFAGILLSIALMPLFLPHFWHHHFPKVSAFWALVLAIPFIYFFRDVAVYEMAHIFIIDYIPFIILLWALFTVSGGIYIKGTLKGTPAVNTLILLVGTVLASVIGTTGASMLLIRPILRSNGWRVHKAHTIVFFIFLVSNIGGSLTPLGDPPLFLGFLHGVPFFWTMHILPEMAFASVALLVLYFMLDSFYYKKESHTDAPDTAPEPVKIEGSYNFIFLAGIIAAVLFSGTVKLGEVDIAGIHQTIENLIKDTVLIVMGILSLVFTRQEVRKGNDFSWAPILEVAYLFAGIFITIIPALAILKAGEQGALAWLIKAVNTPAHYFWATGSLSSFLDNAPTYLTFFNSALGKFYPGVPETQAVARLITEKIPYLAAISAGAVFMGANTYIGNAPNFMVKSIAEEAGVKMPSFFGYMFKYSIPVLVVLFVVITLIFF; this comes from the coding sequence ATGCTATGCCCGATTTTTGTTTTATGGCTGATTTTTCCCGTAACCTGTTTTGCTCTCGCCCCGGCCCTTAATATCGGCGCCGCCCTGCCGCTGTGGTCGATCCTGCCGTTTGCGGGTATTCTGCTTTCGATTGCGCTGATGCCCTTATTCCTGCCTCATTTCTGGCATCATCATTTTCCCAAAGTGTCCGCTTTCTGGGCGCTGGTGCTGGCCATTCCTTTTATCTATTTTTTCCGGGATGTTGCGGTCTATGAAATGGCCCATATTTTTATTATTGATTATATTCCTTTCATCATTTTGCTGTGGGCGCTGTTTACCGTTTCCGGCGGCATTTATATTAAAGGTACTTTGAAAGGAACGCCTGCCGTCAACACCCTGATCCTGCTTGTCGGAACCGTTCTGGCATCGGTCATCGGCACGACTGGCGCTTCCATGCTGCTGATCCGGCCGATACTGCGCTCAAATGGCTGGCGTGTGCATAAAGCCCATACGATTGTATTTTTTATTTTTCTGGTCAGCAATATCGGCGGTTCGCTAACCCCACTGGGCGATCCTCCCTTGTTTCTGGGATTTCTCCACGGCGTTCCTTTTTTCTGGACGATGCATATCCTCCCGGAAATGGCCTTTGCCAGCGTTGCTCTCCTGGTGCTTTATTTCATGCTGGATTCTTTCTACTATAAAAAAGAAAGCCACACCGACGCTCCCGATACCGCGCCGGAACCGGTAAAAATTGAGGGGTCTTACAATTTCATTTTCCTGGCGGGAATTATTGCCGCCGTTTTGTTCAGCGGCACGGTTAAACTGGGTGAAGTGGATATCGCAGGCATTCATCAAACCATCGAGAACTTAATCAAAGACACCGTTCTGATCGTCATGGGAATTTTATCCCTTGTCTTCACCCGTCAGGAAGTCCGTAAAGGCAACGATTTCAGCTGGGCCCCCATTCTGGAAGTAGCCTATCTTTTTGCCGGGATTTTTATAACCATCATTCCCGCGCTGGCAATCCTGAAAGCAGGCGAACAAGGGGCGCTGGCCTGGCTGATTAAAGCCGTCAACACTCCGGCCCACTATTTCTGGGCCACAGGTTCATTATCCAGTTTTCTGGATAATGCCCCGACTTATCTGACCTTTTTCAACAGCGCGCTGGGTAAGTTTTATCCCGGTGTCCCCGAGACGCAGGCTGTTGCCCGTCTGATCACTGAAAAAATCCCGTATCTGGCTGCTATTTCAGCGGGAGCGGTTTTTATGGGGGCTAATACCTACATCGGCAATGCGCCCAACTTTATGGTGAAGTCGATTGCTGAAGAAGCAGGCGTCAAAATGCCTAGCTTCTTTGGTTACATGTTTAAATATTCCATTCCTGTTCTGGTTGTTTTGTTTGTCGTCATCACACTTATTTTCTTCTAA